One window from the genome of Oreochromis niloticus isolate F11D_XX linkage group LG20, O_niloticus_UMD_NMBU, whole genome shotgun sequence encodes:
- the cables2a gene encoding CDK5 and ABL1 enzyme substrate 2 isoform X3, producing the protein MATALCGLQSTGSKSAKTHQDQRRKAKDSRRRQAALLFLSNISLDGRPQCQPSDENADQKAAEEPRPRDRDCGAALVPQPSDSQGPVAQVTDLAASGSGSSSSFPGVVGPGGPSLVMSGPGAVGANEVFLDSASAAETLTPDTPLSPVPTGHPHCSRVKSTPAALSPVGPGNSLDSRQRIMLICAKRSLYAAFSVLPYGESSNISDPKLEAQRQRLSSVVAADLLPSLEGVEMGACGKTVSYAQFLYPTNALVRQKSAGGSSGGPPDNCTAQTPQSRFRGNGQKGFTPARLNNSVAQDPYVEEVAEYDPNLLSDPQWPCGRHKRVLIFASYVTTVIEYVKPSDLKKDMNETFKEKFPHIKLTLSKIRSLKREMRAVSEECGLQPVTIAMAFVYFEKLVLQGRLNKQNRKLVAAACVLLAAKISSDLRKPEVKQLIDKLEERFRINRRELIPLEFPVLVALEMGLYLPESKVMPHYRRLVQQG; encoded by the exons ATGGCGACCGCTCTCTGCGGTCTACAGTCCACCGGCAGTAAATCAGCAAAGACTCACCAAGACCAGCGCAGGAAAGCGAAGGACTCCCGGCGAAGACAGgctgctcttctgtttctcAGTAATATCTCACTCGACGGACGACCCCAGTGTCAACCTAGCGATGAAAATGCCGACCAGAAAGCCGCCGAGGAGCCCCGACCCAGGGACAGAGACTGCGGTGCCGCTCTTGTGCCCCAGCCTTCGGATAGTCAAGGACCGGTCGCCCAGGTGACAGACCTCGCCGCAAGCGGTAGTGGCTCATCCTCCAGTTTCCCAGGGGTGGTCGGTCCGGGTGGACCTTCTTTGGTAATGTCCGGGCCAGGTGCTGTTGGAGCCAACGAGGTATTTTTGGATAGTGCCAGTGCGGCCGAGACGCTAACCCCAGACACTCCTCTTTCTCCCGTCCCGACCGGACACCCGCACTGCTCCCGTGTCAAGTCAACGCCCGCCGCGCTCAGCCCCGTCGGTCCCGGTAATTCTCTGGATTCACGGCAGAG GATCATGCTGATTTGTGCCAAGCGGTCGCTATACGCTGCTTTCTCAGTGCTGCCCTATGGAGAGAGTTCAAATATCAG TGACCCTAAGCTGGAGGCTCAGAGGCAAAGACTCTCCTCGGTGGTGGCTGCTGATCTGCTTCCTTCTCTGGAAGGTGTGGAGATGGGTGCCTGTGGAAAG ACGGTGTCCTACGCTCAGTTTCTTTATCCGACCAATGCCTTGGTGAGACAAAAGAGCGCTGGCGGCAGCAGCGGTGGTCCACCAGATAACTGCACAGCCCAGACCCCTCAGTCACGTTTCCGAGGCAACGGGCAGAAGGGCTTCACCCCTGCTCGTCTGAACAACAGCGTGGCACAGGACCCAT ATGTGGAGGAGGTGGCGGAATATGACCCCAACCTGCTCAGTGACCCTCAGTGGCCCTGCGGGAGACACAAGCGTGTTCTCATATTTGCATCATACGTG ACGACGGTCATTGAATACGTGAAACCATCTGACCTGAAGAAGGACATGAATGAGACTTTCAAGGAGAAGTTTCCGCACATTAAACTGACACTGAGCAAGATAAGAAG CCTGAAGAGAGAGATGAGGGCCGTGAGCGAGGAGTGCGGCCTCCAGCCGGTGACCATAGCGATGGCTTTTGTTTACTTTGAGAAGCTGGTGCTGCAGGGACGCCTCAACAAGCAGAACAGGAAGCTGGTGGCGGCGGCGTGCGTGCTGCTGGCTGCAAAGATCAGCAGCGATCTGAGAAAGCCAGAAGTTAAACAGCTGATTGAT AAGCTGGAGGAGCGTTTCCGCATAAACAGACGCGAGCTGATTCCTCTGGAGTTCCCGGTACTGGTTGCCTTGGAGATGGGACTATACCTCCCCGAGAGCAAGGTCATGCCGCACTACCGAAGGCTGGTACAGCAAGGTTAG
- the cables2a gene encoding CDK5 and ABL1 enzyme substrate 2 isoform X2, with product MATALCGLQSTGSKSAKTHQDQRRKAKDSRRRQAALLFLSNISLDGRPQCQPSDENADQKAAEEPRPRDRDCGAALVPQPSDSQGPVAQVTDLAASGSGSSSSFPGVVGPGGPSLVMSGPGAVGANEVFLDSASAAETLTPDTPLSPVPTGHPHCSRVKSTPAALSPVGPGNSLDSRQRLRNVSGSPGPKVPKKVHFIKSMRQYDTRGSSDPKLEAQRQRLSSVVAADLLPSLEGVEMGACGKTVSYAQFLYPTNALVRQKSAGGSSGGPPDNCTAQTPQSRFRGNGQKGFTPARLNNSVAQDPYVEEVAEYDPNLLSDPQWPCGRHKRVLIFASYVTTVIEYVKPSDLKKDMNETFKEKFPHIKLTLSKIRSLKREMRAVSEECGLQPVTIAMAFVYFEKLVLQGRLNKQNRKLVAAACVLLAAKISSDLRKPEVKQLIDKLEERFRINRRELIPLEFPVLVALEMGLYLPESKVMPHYRRLVQQG from the exons ATGGCGACCGCTCTCTGCGGTCTACAGTCCACCGGCAGTAAATCAGCAAAGACTCACCAAGACCAGCGCAGGAAAGCGAAGGACTCCCGGCGAAGACAGgctgctcttctgtttctcAGTAATATCTCACTCGACGGACGACCCCAGTGTCAACCTAGCGATGAAAATGCCGACCAGAAAGCCGCCGAGGAGCCCCGACCCAGGGACAGAGACTGCGGTGCCGCTCTTGTGCCCCAGCCTTCGGATAGTCAAGGACCGGTCGCCCAGGTGACAGACCTCGCCGCAAGCGGTAGTGGCTCATCCTCCAGTTTCCCAGGGGTGGTCGGTCCGGGTGGACCTTCTTTGGTAATGTCCGGGCCAGGTGCTGTTGGAGCCAACGAGGTATTTTTGGATAGTGCCAGTGCGGCCGAGACGCTAACCCCAGACACTCCTCTTTCTCCCGTCCCGACCGGACACCCGCACTGCTCCCGTGTCAAGTCAACGCCCGCCGCGCTCAGCCCCGTCGGTCCCGGTAATTCTCTGGATTCACGGCAGAG GCTGAGGAATGTCTCTGGCTCTCCGGGACCCAAAGTGCCAAAGAAAGTCCACTTCATCAAGAGTATGAGGCAGTACGATACACGAGGATCCAG TGACCCTAAGCTGGAGGCTCAGAGGCAAAGACTCTCCTCGGTGGTGGCTGCTGATCTGCTTCCTTCTCTGGAAGGTGTGGAGATGGGTGCCTGTGGAAAG ACGGTGTCCTACGCTCAGTTTCTTTATCCGACCAATGCCTTGGTGAGACAAAAGAGCGCTGGCGGCAGCAGCGGTGGTCCACCAGATAACTGCACAGCCCAGACCCCTCAGTCACGTTTCCGAGGCAACGGGCAGAAGGGCTTCACCCCTGCTCGTCTGAACAACAGCGTGGCACAGGACCCAT ATGTGGAGGAGGTGGCGGAATATGACCCCAACCTGCTCAGTGACCCTCAGTGGCCCTGCGGGAGACACAAGCGTGTTCTCATATTTGCATCATACGTG ACGACGGTCATTGAATACGTGAAACCATCTGACCTGAAGAAGGACATGAATGAGACTTTCAAGGAGAAGTTTCCGCACATTAAACTGACACTGAGCAAGATAAGAAG CCTGAAGAGAGAGATGAGGGCCGTGAGCGAGGAGTGCGGCCTCCAGCCGGTGACCATAGCGATGGCTTTTGTTTACTTTGAGAAGCTGGTGCTGCAGGGACGCCTCAACAAGCAGAACAGGAAGCTGGTGGCGGCGGCGTGCGTGCTGCTGGCTGCAAAGATCAGCAGCGATCTGAGAAAGCCAGAAGTTAAACAGCTGATTGAT AAGCTGGAGGAGCGTTTCCGCATAAACAGACGCGAGCTGATTCCTCTGGAGTTCCCGGTACTGGTTGCCTTGGAGATGGGACTATACCTCCCCGAGAGCAAGGTCATGCCGCACTACCGAAGGCTGGTACAGCAAGGTTAG
- the cables2a gene encoding CDK5 and ABL1 enzyme substrate 2 isoform X1, which translates to MATALCGLQSTGSKSAKTHQDQRRKAKDSRRRQAALLFLSNISLDGRPQCQPSDENADQKAAEEPRPRDRDCGAALVPQPSDSQGPVAQVTDLAASGSGSSSSFPGVVGPGGPSLVMSGPGAVGANEVFLDSASAAETLTPDTPLSPVPTGHPHCSRVKSTPAALSPVGPGNSLDSRQRLRNVSGSPGPKVPKKVHFIKSMRQYDTRGSRIMLICAKRSLYAAFSVLPYGESSNISDPKLEAQRQRLSSVVAADLLPSLEGVEMGACGKTVSYAQFLYPTNALVRQKSAGGSSGGPPDNCTAQTPQSRFRGNGQKGFTPARLNNSVAQDPYVEEVAEYDPNLLSDPQWPCGRHKRVLIFASYVTTVIEYVKPSDLKKDMNETFKEKFPHIKLTLSKIRSLKREMRAVSEECGLQPVTIAMAFVYFEKLVLQGRLNKQNRKLVAAACVLLAAKISSDLRKPEVKQLIDKLEERFRINRRELIPLEFPVLVALEMGLYLPESKVMPHYRRLVQQG; encoded by the exons ATGGCGACCGCTCTCTGCGGTCTACAGTCCACCGGCAGTAAATCAGCAAAGACTCACCAAGACCAGCGCAGGAAAGCGAAGGACTCCCGGCGAAGACAGgctgctcttctgtttctcAGTAATATCTCACTCGACGGACGACCCCAGTGTCAACCTAGCGATGAAAATGCCGACCAGAAAGCCGCCGAGGAGCCCCGACCCAGGGACAGAGACTGCGGTGCCGCTCTTGTGCCCCAGCCTTCGGATAGTCAAGGACCGGTCGCCCAGGTGACAGACCTCGCCGCAAGCGGTAGTGGCTCATCCTCCAGTTTCCCAGGGGTGGTCGGTCCGGGTGGACCTTCTTTGGTAATGTCCGGGCCAGGTGCTGTTGGAGCCAACGAGGTATTTTTGGATAGTGCCAGTGCGGCCGAGACGCTAACCCCAGACACTCCTCTTTCTCCCGTCCCGACCGGACACCCGCACTGCTCCCGTGTCAAGTCAACGCCCGCCGCGCTCAGCCCCGTCGGTCCCGGTAATTCTCTGGATTCACGGCAGAG GCTGAGGAATGTCTCTGGCTCTCCGGGACCCAAAGTGCCAAAGAAAGTCCACTTCATCAAGAGTATGAGGCAGTACGATACACGAGGATCCAG GATCATGCTGATTTGTGCCAAGCGGTCGCTATACGCTGCTTTCTCAGTGCTGCCCTATGGAGAGAGTTCAAATATCAG TGACCCTAAGCTGGAGGCTCAGAGGCAAAGACTCTCCTCGGTGGTGGCTGCTGATCTGCTTCCTTCTCTGGAAGGTGTGGAGATGGGTGCCTGTGGAAAG ACGGTGTCCTACGCTCAGTTTCTTTATCCGACCAATGCCTTGGTGAGACAAAAGAGCGCTGGCGGCAGCAGCGGTGGTCCACCAGATAACTGCACAGCCCAGACCCCTCAGTCACGTTTCCGAGGCAACGGGCAGAAGGGCTTCACCCCTGCTCGTCTGAACAACAGCGTGGCACAGGACCCAT ATGTGGAGGAGGTGGCGGAATATGACCCCAACCTGCTCAGTGACCCTCAGTGGCCCTGCGGGAGACACAAGCGTGTTCTCATATTTGCATCATACGTG ACGACGGTCATTGAATACGTGAAACCATCTGACCTGAAGAAGGACATGAATGAGACTTTCAAGGAGAAGTTTCCGCACATTAAACTGACACTGAGCAAGATAAGAAG CCTGAAGAGAGAGATGAGGGCCGTGAGCGAGGAGTGCGGCCTCCAGCCGGTGACCATAGCGATGGCTTTTGTTTACTTTGAGAAGCTGGTGCTGCAGGGACGCCTCAACAAGCAGAACAGGAAGCTGGTGGCGGCGGCGTGCGTGCTGCTGGCTGCAAAGATCAGCAGCGATCTGAGAAAGCCAGAAGTTAAACAGCTGATTGAT AAGCTGGAGGAGCGTTTCCGCATAAACAGACGCGAGCTGATTCCTCTGGAGTTCCCGGTACTGGTTGCCTTGGAGATGGGACTATACCTCCCCGAGAGCAAGGTCATGCCGCACTACCGAAGGCTGGTACAGCAAGGTTAG
- the LOC112843250 gene encoding proteasomal ubiquitin receptor ADRM1 produces MASGALFPSMVSGSRGSSSKYLVEFRAGKMTMKGSTVTPDKRKGQVYIQQTDDSLIHFCWKDRTTGNVDDDLIIFPDDCEFKRVNQCTTGRVYVLKFKAGSKRLFFWMQEPKTDKDDEYCRKVNEYLNNPPMPGALGSGGSGGHDLSALGGEGGLQSLLGNMSHNQLMQLIGPTGLGGIGGLGTLAGPGLANLLGSSSSSSSVPAASNSSTSPSTAVTPTSTSAASRLGSSQVPTTPITPSATSAASPTATTPSTPAASSVAAAAANPTQPIQLRDLQSILATMNVPASSQGVDLASVLTPEIMAPILANPEVQQRLMPYLPSGESLPQSSEELQNTLSSPQFQQAMSMFSSALASGQLGPLMNQFGLPAEAVDAANKGDVEAFAKAMETETKSDQDGDSKDKKDDDEDMSLD; encoded by the exons atggCCTCTGGAGCGTTGTTCCCCAGCATGGTGTCTGGATCCCGTGGCTCCTCCAGTAAGTACCTGGTGGAGTTTCGTGCCGGTAAGATGACCATGAAGGGCAGCACGGTGACGCCTGACAAGCGTAAAGGTCAGGTCTACATCCAACAGACGGACGACTCCCTCATCCATTTCTGCTGGAAGGATCGGACCACCGGGAACGTGGACGAT GACCTGATCATCTTTCCTGATGACTGCGAGTTCAAACGGGTGAATCAGTGCACCACCGGACGAGTCTATGTGCTGAAATTTAAAGCTGGCTCCAAAAGACTCTTCTTCTGGATGCAG GAGCCAAAGACTGATAAGGATGACGAGTACTGCCGCAAAGTGAACGAGTATCTGAACAACCCGCCCATGCCCGGTGCTCTCGGCAGCGGCGGCAGCGGAGGACACGATCTGTCTGCTCTCGGAG GTGAGGGTGGCCTGCAGAGCCTTCTGGGTAACATGAGCCACAACCAGCTGATGCAGCTTATTGGACCAACTGGACTGGGAGGGATTG GTGGTCTCGGGACGCTGGCTGGTCCGGGCTTGGCCAACCTTCttggaagcagcagcagcagcagcagcgttcCTGCAGCCAGCAACTCCTCCACGAG TCCGTCCACAGCCGTCACCCCAACCTCTACCTCTGCTGCCAGTCGGCTCGGCTCCTCCCAGGTTCCCACCACTCCCATCACTCCCTCCGCCACCTCAGCGGCCTCCCCAACAGCCACCACCCCCTCCACCCCTGCTGCGTCCTCCGtggcggcagcagcagccaacCCCACGCAGCCCATCCAGCTGAGAGACCTGCAGAGCATCCTGGCCACCATGAACGTACCTGCCAGCAGCCAGGGAG TGGACCTCGCGAGCGTCCTGACGCCTGAGATCATGGCTCCCATCCTGGCCAATCCTGAGGTTCAGCAGAGGTTGATGCCCTATCTGCCCTCCGGAGAGTCCCTGCCTCAGAGCTCAGAGGAGCTGCAAAACACGCTGAGCTCACCTCAGTTTCAGCAG GCTATGAGCATGTTCAGCAGTGCTCTGGCGTCCGGGCAGCTGGGGCCTCTAATGAACCAGTTTGGCTTGCCTGCAGAGGCTGTCGACGCTGCTAACAAAGGAG ATGTGGAGGCTTTTGCCAAAGCCATGGAGACGGAGACAAAGTCTGATCAGGACGGGGACTCCAAAGACAAGAAAGACGACGATGAAGACATGAGTCTGGACTGA